The following are encoded in a window of Alosa sapidissima isolate fAloSap1 chromosome 12, fAloSap1.pri, whole genome shotgun sequence genomic DNA:
- the LOC121677999 gene encoding uncharacterized protein LOC121677999, translating into MKTTTAVNQALPPHYHHPSSRLWRSPTKSREKILRNSTVSNQFLPSPNQAHPKLKASMPITVQNITATSAIVSWPSAPVCLDTFYSIMYHPNWNSLLMGYTRKSFLREDRVPVSQTTTLLGNLSPQTTYILCVSCKSAANPVRGQCQVFNTLYEGAEMSSGRRDLAMGVWLASSLLLLVIAVVLLWGCLYSMCPGQGQQLGEGGNCPAASSPHQGQTLVPGGRGGGGGGGGAVQGAGDIRDSSFYTPSCSEEEKEEDSQQDRVLANPSHMEQGGGVLAEAETQGHELGRLLKNSNGSPN; encoded by the exons ATGAAAACCACCACAGCTGTCAATCAAGCGCTGCccccccactaccaccacccctcTTCTCGTCTGTGGCG CTCGCCTACAAAATCCAGAGAAAAGATCCTGAGAAACTCTACAGTAAGCAATCAGTTTCTCCCCTCTCCAAACCAAGCACACCCCAAACTTAAAGCCAGTATGCCAATCACTGTGCAAAATATCACGGCCACGTCGGCCATAGTGAGCTGGCCTTCGGCACCCGTCTGCCTCGACACTTTCTACAGCATCATGTACCACCCCAACTGGAACAGCCTGCTGATGGGCTACACGCGCAAGAGCTTCCTACGTGAGGACCGTGTGCCGGTCAGCCAGACCACCACCCTCCTTGGCAACCTGAGCCCGCAGACCACCTACATCCTGTGCGTGTCGTGCAAGTCAGCGGCCAACCCCGTGCGCGGGCAGTGCCAGGTTTTCAACACGCTGTACGAGGGGGCGGAGATGAGCAGCGGGCGCCGAGACCTGGCCATGGGCGTGTGGCTGGCCAGCAGCCTCCTGCTGCTGGTCATCGCTGTGGTGCTGCTCTGGGGCTGCCTGTACTCCATGTGCCCCGGGCAGGGGCAGcagctgggggaggggggcaattGCCCAGCAGCGAGCTCCCCACACCAGGGCCAGACCCTGGTGCCTggcggaagaggaggaggtggaggaggaggcggtgCAGTGCAGGGGGCTGGGGATATAAGAGACAGCAGCTTCTACACGCCCAGCTGCAGTgaggaggaaaaggaagagGACTCCCAGCAGGACAGAGTGCTGGCAAACCCCTCCCACATGGAGCAAGGAGGGGGGGTCTTGGCTGAGGCTGAGACCCAGGGGCACGAGCTTGGAAGGCTCCTCAAAAATAGCAATGGAAGCCCAAACTGA